gtcatcctatatatcaatcttcgtttccggaccattccggaaaccctcgtgacgtccgtgatctcatccgggactccgaacaacattcggtaaccaaccatataactcaaatacgcataaaacaacgtcgaaccttaagtgtgcagaccctgcgggttcgagaactatgtagacatgacccgagagactcctcggtcaatatccaatagcgggacctggatgcccatattggatcctacatattctacgaagatcttatcgtttgaaccttagtgctaaggattcatataatcccgtatgtcattccctttgtccttcggtatgttacttgctcgagattcgatcgtcagtatccgtatacatatttcaatctcgtttaccggcaagtctctttactcgttccacaatacaagatcccgtaacttacactaagtcacattgcttgcaaggcttgtgtgatgttgtattaccgagtgggccccgagatacctctccgtcacacggagtgacaaatcccagtctcgatccatactaactcaacgaacaccttcggagatacctgtagagcatctttatagtcacccagttacgttgcgacgtttgatacacacaaagcattcctccggtgtccatgagttatatgatctcatggtcataggaacaaatacttgacacgtagaaaatagtagcaagaaaatgacacgatcaacatgctacgtctattagtttgggtctagtccatcacatgattctcctaatgatgtgatcccgttatcaagtgacaatacttgcctatggccaggaaaccttgaccatctttgatcaacgagctagtcaactagaggcttactagggacagtgttttgtctatgcatccacgcaagtattgtgtttccaaccaatgcaattatagcatggagaataaacgattatcatgagctaagaaatataataataactaatttattattgcctctagggcatatttccaacacgtcaaGCCATCTTCCCTGAGTGCGTTGGCGGCTGCTGAGGCCATCGCCAAAGAGAACGAGGTGTCTCTTCTTCTCGGTGGATCCGGACCAACGCTGCACAAGGCTGCCCAGCATGCTGCGTCTAGCCACCCATTGGTCAATGAGGTATTATTACTTGCTGCAGGCTACCTCCCGTTCTACTACATAATACTATTAGTTGCATCTTCTCTTTTTTGCCATGCTCTGCATTTCAGTTCAGCAAGGGTGAAAGTGAACTTGGCGAGAATGGAAGCACATGTTCATTTCTTCATCAGTTGTCTCTCTTGTGTGGCAGGTTCTTGTTGCGGATTCAGACATGGTTGCGCATCCTTTAGCTGAGCCTTGGGCCGAGCTGCTCCGCTCCGTGCAGCCGAAAGGTGGATACTCTCATGTGATAGCCTCGTCGACGTCTTTCGGGAAGAATTTGCTTCCACGTGCAGCGGCTCTTCTAGATGTCTCCCCTGTCACGGACGTCACTGCCATATCTGAACCACGGGTCTTTGTGATGTACGGCAGTCCAATGTTTTTGCATTGTTATCGGTGATTCATGGAGAATTCGGGGTATTCATAGGGTAATCGCCATCTCTTTGGTGTTTAACATAGACAACTCGATGCTATAACCCATCAGCAATTAAAATTTTGATGATTAAGATAAGACACTCTTTTCTTCAGGCCAATTTATGCTGGAAATGCACTCTACACTGTACGATATACCGGGGAGTCTCCGTGTATGATGAGTATTAGATCAACATCATTTTCTCCAGCTACTGAGTCTATGTCAGAAACTAAAGTTGCGCCCATAACCCAGGTTGATCTCTCTTTCCTCAGTGAAGGTTTGTGTGGTTCCCTTACCATATTCTTCTATTATCAACACTCTTGTATGCCTTGCAGAGTTTTTGTTGTTAATGTTGCATTACCTTTCTTAGACCATGGATCTGTTAAGACAATATTCTGACTTCTGCAATAGAAGTTCAAGGTCTGATTGAGTGTTAGTACTAGGTTTCCATTTCCATGGACTTGCTATGGTATTTCATCCTATACTGTACGGTTTTTAATTACTCAGATGGATAATGAGTTGAAGCCACAGAGCTAGATTACATTAAATGATCTCTGATTCTTTGTGAGCAATGATTGTGAATACAATAAGTGAAGGTTTAAGATGTCTCATCTCTGTTGCAGGATATGGCTTGTGAGTACCAGCAGATGCTTGAGCTTCTTAGAAAGGCCCCATTTTTTGGCAGATGGTGTGCTAAGCTAGGATCCGTTGATTCGTTTACAGTTCCACGGTGACGACCAGATCTTGAGGTTCTATACTACGTCGCAGAGGCTGGTTCTTGAAATTTTTTGAGTTCACCACAATTTTAGCAATTTTGTGTACCAGCTCTTTCAGCTTATTTGTAGCATGTGTGCTTCTCCACAATACTGAAGTTTTGAACAGTGGTAGCCTGTAACAAACCTATAAAGCCCTATGATGTTTGGCACCATGAGGTGTTTATATGGATTGGTAACTCTGTAACTCGTATTATTTTAATTGTTGGAGAGGAAAAGAAAAGTAGAAGGAATTGGCACCCAATAAATATGTTAACTCTGTGATGTCTGGTCATCAccgtgagctatactaatggcacacatgggaggcatactaatggcgcacctgggaggcatactaatggcgcacatgggaggcatactaatggcgcacctgagaggcatactaatggcgcaccttggaggcatactaatggcgcactgcctggtgcgccattagtatatcggatactaatggcgcacctgtggtgcgccattagtaaaaaattctaatggcgtgatgctagtggcgcacctatagtgcgccattagtagccaaaacaggtgcgccactagcaggccttttcctagtagtgatatgatcagaagagatgaccctggtgatgttgagggccagcgcaccgggaagatggttcctgccaaggtgatgtggtatggtcctataataccatggttgaaacgtttgttcagaaacaaaaagcatgccgagttgatgcaatggcacataaaagaccgtaagaaacacgggaagttgagagcacacgCTGACGGGTCGTAGCGGAGAAAGATCTAGAGGAAGTGGAGAGACTTTACACGtggcccaaggaacgtatggtttggtttaagtgtagatggcgttaatccttttggagagaagagcagcaagcatatcacatggcatgtgactctatgtatgtataaccttcctccttggttgtgcatgaaccggaatttcattatgatgccagtgctcatccaaggccctaggcaacccggcaatgacattgatgtgtacctaaggtcattagttgatgaacttttacagctatggaatggaaatggtgtacgtgtgtgggatgagaacgaacaggaggaattttacctacatgcgttgttgtttgtaaccatcaacgatttgtgtgctctcagtaacctttcaggacaaagAAACAcgggatacaacgcatgcacacaatttttagatgacaccgacaatatatatttggacaaatgcaggaagaatgtgtacatggggcatcgtcgatttcttccgaccaaccatcaatgtcgaaagaaaggaaagcatttcaaaggtgaggcagatcacgaaagaagcccgccctccgtactggtgatcacatacttgatatggtcaatgatttacaagtaatctttggaaatggTCCTGGCGGACTATCTATTCCGAAAGACGatgcgggacacgcacccatgtggaaggagaaatctatattttgggacctaccctattggaaagacctagaggtccgctctgcaatcgacgtgatgcacgtgacgagcaatctttgcatgaacctgctaggcatcttgggagtgtatgggaatacaaaagatacatcggaggcacgggaggaacatcaacgtgtgcatgaaaaagacggcatgcatccagatgagtatgaaggtcctgccagctacgctcttacgaaagaagagaaggaaatcttctttgaatgcctgctcagtatgaaggtcaggtttggcttctcgtcgaatataaagggaataataaatatggtagagaaaaagttccagaacctaaagtctcatgactgccacgtgattctgacccaactgcttccggttgcattgagggggcttctaccggaaaatgttcgattagccattgtgaagctatgtgcattcctcaatgcaatctctcagaaggtgattgaTCCAgcaatcctgccaaggttaaggagtgatttggtggaatgtcttgttagtttcgagctggtgttcccaccatccttgttcaatatcatgacgcatgtcctagttcatctagtcgacgagatgGTCATTTTGGGCCCTATATTTCTACACAATTAATGcgccagaaagagtggaggtaccaataaAAACCACTCAACTCCATGTTCCTAAAAATAGGGGAGTAGTACGACATGTCACCTGGAGCAAGCTTCTAGCAAGCAGCAAACGAAATCGAGGAGAAAAACCTCGAAGTCAGTAATTGCAGGTCAACTCAACGTTGACAAACACATCACGGGTAGTATACACCGAGTGGAAGGGCAACCTCCACAACCCAGCTCGAGTGTGCACAAACTGGCTGGAACATTGGAACACCCAGATTCAATCGTATTGGGAATTCACAAAGAGTCTCTAGGGATATAggaaatttccatcaactatgttgattctCGAGAATCATTTGACCATAAGACTATGATTTTCGACATATATTGTGATGAAAAGGTTGTAGATACCCTTCTCATAGATCATGGTATAAGGTCTATCGTTGAGTGCCAAAGGCGCTCCtactggcctaaatggaaggatgcaatACAAGCAGAAATTGCCTCGCTTAACAAAAGAAAGGTATTCACTTAAGAAATACCTACACCTCCAAATGTTTTCCCTATGTGATTAAAATGGGGTTTTCTTCGAAAATGGAATGAGAACAATGAcgtggtgagatataaagcaaggctcgtAGCACAAGGTT
This genomic stretch from Hordeum vulgare subsp. vulgare chromosome 6H, MorexV3_pseudomolecules_assembly, whole genome shotgun sequence harbors:
- the LOC123405492 gene encoding electron transfer flavoprotein subunit alpha, mitochondrial-like; protein product: MIFDNLIKKQILLFALAKESSKFLPILKETAKSFKGKVSTVIIAEHEGGAYFQHVKPSSLSALAAAEAIAKENEVSLLLGGSGPTLHKAAQHAASSHPLVNEVLVADSDMVAHPLAEPWAELLRSVQPKGGYSHVIASSTSFGKNLLPRAAALLDVSPVTDVTAISEPRVFVMPIYAGNALYTVRYTGESPCMMSIRSTSFSPATESMSETKVAPITQVDLSFLSEGLCGSLTIFFYYQHSCMPCRVFVVNVALPFLDHGSVKTIF